The Centroberyx gerrardi isolate f3 chromosome 24, fCenGer3.hap1.cur.20231027, whole genome shotgun sequence genome includes a region encoding these proteins:
- the LOC139931873 gene encoding E3 ubiquitin-protein ligase TRIM21-like isoform X2 codes for MSAASSLLSEEQFLCSICLDVFTDPVTIPCGHNFCKNCITQHWDISVQCQCPMCKKLFNRRPELHVNTFISEMAAQFRKSAQMEASSCPDQRCAKPGEVPCDVCTGTKLKALKSCLVCLASYCETHLEPHQRMTGLKRHKLIDPVKNLEGRMCKKHDRPLELFCKTDQMCVCQFCTELDHKSHQIIPLMEGYEGKKAELGKMIQERRLKIQEIKHSVELSEEDADREIADSVRVFTALMQSVERGQAELIETIQEKQKTTEKQAEGFIKELEQEISELMKRTAEVEQLSRTEDHLHLLQSFPSLNTPPHTKDWTEVSVHRSSYEGTVRRAVAQLEETLRKEMEKLCADVELKRVQQYAVDVTLDPDTAHPELILSDDGKQVNHGDVKKNLPDNPERFSVCPRVLGKQSFSSGRFYYEVQVKGKTWWGLGVARGSINRKGLITASSKNGYWSVWLMNGNEYKANTDPPVLLSLKSKPQKVGVFVDYEEGLVSFYDVDAAALIYSFTGCSFTEKLYPFFGLYSHDGGKNSTPLIISPVNHTE; via the coding sequence ATGTCCGCTGCCAGCAGTCTCCTAtctgaagagcagtttctgtgctccatctgtctggatgtgttcacTGATCCAGTCACCATACCATGTGGACACAACTTCTGCAAAAACTGCATCACACAGCACTGGGATATTAGTGTCCAGTGCCAGTGTCCCATGTGTAAAAAGCTTTTCAACAGAAGACCTGAGCTGCATGTCAATACTTTCATATCAGAGATGGCTGCTCAGTTCAGAAAGTCAGCTCAGATGGAAGCCAGCAGCTGCCCAGACCAACGATGTGCCAAACCAGGAGAAGTTCCCTGTGACGTCTGCACTGGGACCAAACTGAAGGCCCTGaagtcctgcctggtgtgtctggcctcctACTGTGAGACTCACCTGGAGCCTCATCAGAGAATGACGGGCCTGAAAAGACACAAGCTGATCGATCCTGTGAAGAACCTGGAAGGCAGGATGTGTAAGAAGCATGACAGACCGCTGGAGCTGTTCTGCAAGACGgaccagatgtgtgtttgtcagttctGCACCGAGTTAGACCACAAGTCACATCAAATTATTCCTCTGATGGAAGGatatgaaggaaagaaggctgAGCTGGGGAAGATGATCCAGGAGAGACGACTGAAGATTCAGGAGATCaaacactcagtagagctcagcgaggaagatgcagacagagagatagcagacagtgtgcgggtcttcaccgctctgatgcagtctgtggagagaggccaggctgagctcattgagacgatccaagagaagcagaaaacaacagagaaacaggctgaaggcttcatcaaagagctggaacaggaaatctctgagctgatgaagagaaccgctgaggtggagcagctctcacgcactgaagaccacctccacctcctccaaagcttcccatccctgaacactcctccacacaccaaggactggacagaggtcagtgtccatcgctcatcatatgaggggactgtgaggagagctgtggctcagctggaggagactctcaggaaagagatggagaagctgTGTGCTGATGTTGAGctgaagagggtccagcagtatgCAGTGGATGTGACTCTGGATCCTGATACAGCACATCCTgaactcatcctgtctgatgatGGGAAACAAGTAAATCATGGTGATGTAAAGAAGAATCTCCCAgacaacccagagagatttTCTGTTTGTCCCCGTGTCTTAGGAAAGCAGAGCTTCTCTTCAGGAAGATTTTACTACGAGGTTCAGGTTAAAGGAAAGACTTGGTGGGGTTTAGGAGTGGCCAGAGGGTCGATCAACAGGAAGGGACTAATCACAGCGAGTTCCAAGAATGGCTACTGGTCTGTGTGGTTGATGAATGGTAATGAGTACAAAGCTAATACTgaccctcctgtcctcctctctctgaaatcgaagcctcagaaggtgggggtgtttgtggattatgaggagggtctggtctccttttatgacgtagatgctgcagctcttatctactcctttactggctgcagcttcactgagaaactctacccattCTTTGGTCTTTATTCTCATGATGGTGGTAAAAACTCCACCCCTctgatcatctctcctgtcaatcacacagaaTAG
- the LOC139931873 gene encoding E3 ubiquitin-protein ligase TRIM21-like isoform X1 produces the protein MVFIRPSAEHRSRCLDMSAASSLLSEEQFLCSICLDVFTDPVTIPCGHNFCKNCITQHWDISVQCQCPMCKKLFNRRPELHVNTFISEMAAQFRKSAQMEASSCPDQRCAKPGEVPCDVCTGTKLKALKSCLVCLASYCETHLEPHQRMTGLKRHKLIDPVKNLEGRMCKKHDRPLELFCKTDQMCVCQFCTELDHKSHQIIPLMEGYEGKKAELGKMIQERRLKIQEIKHSVELSEEDADREIADSVRVFTALMQSVERGQAELIETIQEKQKTTEKQAEGFIKELEQEISELMKRTAEVEQLSRTEDHLHLLQSFPSLNTPPHTKDWTEVSVHRSSYEGTVRRAVAQLEETLRKEMEKLCADVELKRVQQYAVDVTLDPDTAHPELILSDDGKQVNHGDVKKNLPDNPERFSVCPRVLGKQSFSSGRFYYEVQVKGKTWWGLGVARGSINRKGLITASSKNGYWSVWLMNGNEYKANTDPPVLLSLKSKPQKVGVFVDYEEGLVSFYDVDAAALIYSFTGCSFTEKLYPFFGLYSHDGGKNSTPLIISPVNHTE, from the exons ATGGTCTTCATCAGGCCGTCAGCTGAACACAG GTCTCGGTGTCTAGATATGTCCGCTGCCAGCAGTCTCCTAtctgaagagcagtttctgtgctccatctgtctggatgtgttcacTGATCCAGTCACCATACCATGTGGACACAACTTCTGCAAAAACTGCATCACACAGCACTGGGATATTAGTGTCCAGTGCCAGTGTCCCATGTGTAAAAAGCTTTTCAACAGAAGACCTGAGCTGCATGTCAATACTTTCATATCAGAGATGGCTGCTCAGTTCAGAAAGTCAGCTCAGATGGAAGCCAGCAGCTGCCCAGACCAACGATGTGCCAAACCAGGAGAAGTTCCCTGTGACGTCTGCACTGGGACCAAACTGAAGGCCCTGaagtcctgcctggtgtgtctggcctcctACTGTGAGACTCACCTGGAGCCTCATCAGAGAATGACGGGCCTGAAAAGACACAAGCTGATCGATCCTGTGAAGAACCTGGAAGGCAGGATGTGTAAGAAGCATGACAGACCGCTGGAGCTGTTCTGCAAGACGgaccagatgtgtgtttgtcagttctGCACCGAGTTAGACCACAAGTCACATCAAATTATTCCTCTGATGGAAGGatatgaaggaaagaaggctgAGCTGGGGAAGATGATCCAGGAGAGACGACTGAAGATTCAGGAGATCaaacactcagtagagctcagcgaggaagatgcagacagagagatagcagacagtgtgcgggtcttcaccgctctgatgcagtctgtggagagaggccaggctgagctcattgagacgatccaagagaagcagaaaacaacagagaaacaggctgaaggcttcatcaaagagctggaacaggaaatctctgagctgatgaagagaaccgctgaggtggagcagctctcacgcactgaagaccacctccacctcctccaaagcttcccatccctgaacactcctccacacaccaaggactggacagaggtcagtgtccatcgctcatcatatgaggggactgtgaggagagctgtggctcagctggaggagactctcaggaaagagatggagaagctgTGTGCTGATGTTGAGctgaagagggtccagcagtatgCAGTGGATGTGACTCTGGATCCTGATACAGCACATCCTgaactcatcctgtctgatgatGGGAAACAAGTAAATCATGGTGATGTAAAGAAGAATCTCCCAgacaacccagagagatttTCTGTTTGTCCCCGTGTCTTAGGAAAGCAGAGCTTCTCTTCAGGAAGATTTTACTACGAGGTTCAGGTTAAAGGAAAGACTTGGTGGGGTTTAGGAGTGGCCAGAGGGTCGATCAACAGGAAGGGACTAATCACAGCGAGTTCCAAGAATGGCTACTGGTCTGTGTGGTTGATGAATGGTAATGAGTACAAAGCTAATACTgaccctcctgtcctcctctctctgaaatcgaagcctcagaaggtgggggtgtttgtggattatgaggagggtctggtctccttttatgacgtagatgctgcagctcttatctactcctttactggctgcagcttcactgagaaactctacccattCTTTGGTCTTTATTCTCATGATGGTGGTAAAAACTCCACCCCTctgatcatctctcctgtcaatcacacagaaTAG
- the LOC144538078 gene encoding E3 ubiquitin-protein ligase TRIM21-like, which yields MSAASSLLSEEQFLCSICLDVFTDPVSIPCGHNFCKNCITQHWDINAPCQCPMCKKLFNTRPELYVNTFISEMAAQFRKSAQMKASSCPDQRCAKPGEVPCDVCTGTKLKALKSDHKSHRFVPLKEGYEVKKAELGKTEAEIQQKIQERRLKIQEIKHSVELSEEDADREIADSVRVFTALMQSVERGQAELIETIQEKQKTTEKQAEGFIKELEQEISELMKRTAEVEQLSHTEDHLHLLQSFPSLNTPPHTKDWTEVSVHRSSYEGTVRRAVAQLEKTLRKEMKKLCADVELKRVQQYAVDVTLDPDTAYPALILSDDGKQVNHGDVRKNLPDNPERFSYCFRVLGKQSFSSGRFYYEVQVKGKTWWGLGVARGSIDRKGGISPSPKNGYWTVWLSNGNEYKAFADPRLLLSVKSKPQKVGVFVDYEEGLVSFYDVDAAALIYSFTGCTFTEKLYPIFCPSTNDGGKNSAPLIISPANHTD from the coding sequence ATGTCCGCTGCCAGCAGTCTCCTAtctgaagagcagtttctgtgctccatctgtctggatgtgttcacTGATCCAGTCTCCATACCATGTGGACACAACTTCTGCAAAAACTGCATCACACAGCACTGGGATATTAATGCCCCATGCCAGTGTCCCATGTGTAAAAAGCTTTTCAACACAAGACCTGAGCTGTATGTCAATACTTTCATATCTGAGATGGCTGCTCAGTTCAGAAAgtcagctcagatgaaagccagcagctgcCCAGACCAACGATGTGCCAAACCAGGAGAAGTTCCCTGTGACGTCTGCACTGGGACCAAACTGAAGGCCCTGAAGTCCGACCACAAGTCACATCGCTTTGTCCCTCTGAAGGAAGGATATGAAGTAAAGAAGGCTGAGCTGGGGAAGACGGAGGCTGAAATTCAGCAGAAGATCCAGGAGAGACGACTGAAGATTCAGGAGATCaaacactcagtagagctcagcgaggaagatgcagacagagagatagcagacagtgtgcgggtcttcaccgctctgatgcagtctgtggagagaggccaggctgagctcattgagacgatccaagagaagcagaaaacaacagagaaacaggctgaaggcttcatcaaagagctggaacaggaaatctctgagctgatgaagagaaccgctgaggtggagcagctctcacacactgaagaccacctccacctcctccaaagcttcccatccctgaacactcctccacacaccaaggactggacagaggtcagtgtccatcgctcatcatatgaggggactgtgaggagagctgtggctcagctggagaAGACTCTCAGGAAAGAGATGAAAAAACTGTGTGCTGATGTTGAGctgaagagggtccagcagtatgCAGTGGATGTGACTCTGGATCCTGATACAGCATATCCcgctctcatcctgtctgatgatGGGAAACAAGTAAATCATGGAGATGTAAGGAAGAATCTCCCAgacaacccagagagattttcttATTGTTTCCGTGTTTTAGGAAAGCAGAGCTTCTCTTCAGGAAGATTTTACTACGAGGTTCAGGTTAAAGGGAAGACTTGGTGGGGTTTAGGAGTGGCCAGAGGGTCGATCGACAGGAAGGGAGGAATCAGTCCGAGTCCCAAGAATGGCTACTGGACTGTATGGTTGAGTAATGGAAATGAGTACAAAGCTTTTGCTGaccctcgtctcctcctctctgtgaaatcgaagcctcagaaggtgggggtgtttgtggattatgaggagggtctggtctccttttatgacgtagatgctgcagctcttatctactcctttactggctgcaccttcactgagaaactctacccaaTCTTCTGTCCCAGTACTAATGATGGTGGTAAAAACTCCGCCCCTCTGATCATCTCTCCTGCCAATCACACAGATTAG
- the LOC144538077 gene encoding zinc-binding protein A33-like has protein sequence MSAASCLLSEEQFLCSICLDVFTDPVSIPCGHNFCKNCITQHWDISVQCQCPMCKKLFNTRPELHVNTFISEMAAQFRKSAQMKALKSDHKSHQFVPLKEGYEGKKAELGKTEAEIQQKIQERRLKIQEIKHSVELSKEDADREIADSVRVFTALMQSVERGQAELIETIQEKQKTTEKQAEGFIKELEQEISELMKRTAEVEQLSRTEDHLHLLQSFPSLNTPPHTKDWTEVSVHRSSYEGTVRRAVAQLEETLRKEMEKLLDVELKRVQQYAVDVTLDPDTAHANLILSDDGKQVNHGDVEKNLPDNPERFSYCFRVLGKQSFSSGRFYYEVQVKGKTWWGLGVARGSINRKGGISPSPKNGYWTVWLSNGNEYKAFADPRLLLSVKSKPQKVGVFVDYEEGLVSFYDVDAAALIYSFTGCTFTEKLYPIFCPSTNDGGKNSAPLIISPANHTD, from the exons ATGTCCGCTGCCAGCTGTCTCCTAtctgaagagcagtttctgtgctccatctgtctggatgtgttcacTGATCCAGTCTCCATACCATGTGGACACAACTTCTGCAAAAACTGCATCACACAGCACTGGGATATTAGTGTCCAGTGCCAGTGTCCCATGTGTAAAAAGCTTTTCAACACAAGACCTGAGCTGCATGTCAATACTTTCATATCTGAGATGGCTGCTCAGTTCAGAAAGTCGGCTCAgatgaaa GCCCTGAAGTCCGACCACAAGTCACATCAATTCGTCCCTCTGAAGGAAGGatatgaaggaaagaaggctgagctggggaagacggaggctgaaattcagcagaagatccaggagagacgactgaagattcaggagatcaaacactcagtagagctcagcaaggaagatgcagacagagagatagcagacagtgtgcgggtcttcaccgctctgatgcagtctgtggagagaggccaggctgagctcattgagacgatccaagagaagcagaaaacaacagagaaacaggctgaaggcttcatcaaagagctggaacaggaaatctctgagctgatgaagagaaccgctgaggtggagcagctctcacgcactgaagaccacctccacctcctccaaagcttcccatccctgaacactcctccacacaccaaggactggacagaggtcagtgtccatcgctcatcatatgaggggactgtgaggagagctgtggctcagctggaggagactctcaggaaagagatggagaaactgcTTGATGTTGAGctgaagagggtccagcagtatgCAGTGGATGTGACTCTGGATCCTGATACAGCACACGCCaatctcatcctgtctgatgatGGGAAACAAGTAAATCATGGTGATGTAGAGAAGAATCTCCCAGACAATCCAGAGAGATTTTCTTATTGTTTCCGTGTTTTAGGAAAGCAGAGCTTCTCTTCAGGAAGATTTTACTACGAGGTTCAGGTTAAAGGGAAGACTTGGTGGGGTTTAGGAGTGGCCAGAGGGTCGATCAACAGGAAGGGAGGAATCAGTCCGAGTCCCAAGAATGGCTACTGGACTGTATGGTTGAGTAATGGAAATGAGTACAAAGCTTTTGCTGaccctcgtctcctcctctctgtgaaatcgaagcctcagaaggtgggggtgtttgtggattatgaggagggtctggtctccttttatgacgtagatgctgcagctcttatctactcctttactggctgcaccttcactgagaaactctacccaaTCTTCTGTCCCAGTACTAATGATGGTGGTAAAAACTCCGCCCCTCTGATCATCTCTCCTGCCAATCACACAGATTAG
- the LOC144538116 gene encoding E3 ubiquitin-protein ligase TRIM39-like → MSAASCLISEEQFLCSICLDVFTDPVSIPCGHSFCKNCITQHWDINAPCQCPMCKEVFNTRPELHVSSLLSEIAAQFRKSAQMKASSCPDQRCAKPGEVPCDVCTGTKLKALKSCLVCLASYCETHLEPHQRMTGLKRHKLIDPVEDLEGRMCKKHDRPLELFCKTDQMCVCQFCTESDHKSHHFVPLKEGYEGKKAELGKMIQERRLKIQEIKHSVELSEEDADREIADSVRVFTALMQSVERGQAELIETIQEKQKTTEKQAEGFIKELEQEISELMKRTAEVEQLSRTEDHLHLLQSFPSLNTPPHTKDWTEVSVHRSSYEGTVRRAVAQLEETLRKEKKKLSVEAELKRVQQYAVDVTLDPDTAHPYLILSDDGKQVKDGDVKKNLPDNPERFSSYANVLGKQSFSSGRFYYEVQVKGKTWWGLGVARGSIDRKGGINPTPKNGYWTVVMANGNKYKALADPPVLLSLKSKPQKVGVFVDYEEGLVSFYDVDAAALIYSFTGCTFTEKLYPIFRPCVNYDGENSAPLIISPVNHTD, encoded by the coding sequence ATGTCCGCTGCCAGCTGTCTCATAtctgaagagcagtttctgtgctccatctgtctggatgtgttcacTGATCCAGTCTCCATACCATGTGGACACAGCTTCTGCAAAAACTGCATCACACAGCACTGGGATATTAATGCCCCATGCCAGTGTCCCATGTGTAAAGAGGTTTTCAACACAAGACCTGAGCTGCATGTCAGTAGTTTATTATCTGAGATAGCTGCTCAGTTCAGAAAgtcagctcagatgaaagccagcagctgcccagaccaacgatgtgccaaaccaggagaagttccctgtgacgtctgcactgggaccaaactgaaggccctgaagtcctgcctggtgtgtctggcctcctACTGTGAGACTCACCTGGAGCCTCATCAGAGAATGACGGGCCTGAAAAGACACAAGCTGATCGATCCTGTGGAGGACCTGGAAGGCAGGATGTGTAAGAAGCATGACAGACCGCTGGAGCTGTTCTGCAAGACGgaccagatgtgtgtttgtcagttctGCACTGAGTCAGACCACAAGTCACATCACTTTGTCCCTCTGAAGGAAGGatatgaaggaaagaaggctgAGCTGGGGAAGATGATCCAGGAGAGACGACTGAAGATTCAGGAGATCaaacactcagtagagctcagcgaggaagatgcagacagagagatagcagacagtgtgcgggtcttcaccgctctgatgcagtctgtggagagaggccaggctgagctcattgagacgatccaagagaagcagaaaacaacagagaaacaggctgaaggcttcatcaaagagctggaacaggaaatctctgagctgatgaagagaaccgctgaggtggagcagctctcacgcactgaagaccacctccacctcctccaaagcttcccatccctgaacactcctccacacaccaaggactggacagaggtcagtgtccatcgctcatcatatgaggggactgtgaggagagctgtggctcagctggaggagactctcaggaaagagaagaagaagctgagTGTTGAGGCTGAGctgaagagggtccagcagtatgCAGTGGATGTGACTCTGGATCCTGATACAGCACATCCCtatctcatcctgtctgatgatGGGAAACAAGTAAAAGATGGTGATGTAAAGAAGAATCTCCCAgacaacccagagagattttcttCTTATGCCAATGTTTTAGGAAAGCAGAGCTTCTCTTCAGGAAGATTTTACTACGAGGTTCAGGTTAAAGGGAAGACTTGGTGGGGTTTAGGAGTGGCCAGAGGGTCGATCGACAGGAAGGGAGGAATCAATCCGACTCCCAAGAATGGCTACTGGACTGTAGTGATGGCAAATGGAAATAAGTACAAAGCTCTTGCTgaccctcctgtcctcctctctctgaaatcgaagcctcagaaggtgggggtgtttgtggattatgaggagggtctggtctccttttatgacgtagatgctgcagctcttatctactcctttactggctgcaccttcactgagaaactctacccaaTCTTCAGACCCTGTGTTAATTATGATGGTGAAAACTCCGCCCCTctgatcatctctcctgtcaatcacacagattAG